The sequence below is a genomic window from Thioclava nitratireducens.
GCGTGACGCCTGCCTCCGCGAGCTCCTTCTTGAGCTTCGTGTCTGGATCATCGTTACCGAATTTCTTCTTATACGCTTCCGGCGAGAGGGCGAGCTTGGTCGCCGCGCCGTGCAGCACCACCGCGAACTTGCGATGCGCCTTGTCGACGCCCGCATTGCCGTAGACGTTGACCGCGCGCGCGACATGCCAGAGCGCCGCGTTCACGCCGTCTTCCATCGTCTTGTCGCCGCCGACGTCGAAGACGATCTTCCAGTCCTTTTTCGGGTCAGGGGTCAGCGCGCCATCGGGCACGGGATGCATCTTGCCGTAATCCTTCACGACCGGGTTGATCCATTCGGTCTGACCGGAGCCGGTTCCGGGATCGTCCGAGGCGGCATAGGCCATGGTGCTGCCAAGCGCGATCGCGGCGAAATAGGGGATGACGAGGCGGGCGGGATAGCGCATCGGGAAACTCCTCGGATTGCAGGTGCCTTCGGGCTGCGAAATCGCAGCTCAGGGACAATCCGGAGACGGGGGCGCACGTTCCTCTACGATTTCTCACGCGCGATCCAGTTTTTGTGAGCGCAGGTTCGGGCGCGAGAACGCAAAGAAAAACGCCGCTCGAATAAGCGGCGTTCAGGGTGGCCTAGACGGTGCAGGCGGGGCTCAGGAGCCCCAGTGCCGCACCGGACCGCAATCCATATGCACGAAGTTCGAGCGCGAGTACTTGCCCACGCCGCCGGCATGGCAGGCGGTCGCTGCCTTGTACATCTGGCTGACCGAGCGCGACTTCAGCCGCAGGTCCATCGCCAGCCCCTTCATGTGCAGCGAGTTCTTCGCGACGCCTTTCGAGCGGGCGCGCAGCATCGCGTTGGTCTTGGGCGAGCGATAGCCCGAGAGCAGCATGTAAGGTTCGTTCGATTCCATCAGGTTGTGTGCGGCCGCCGCGATGTCCACGGTGCGCGCGTCGATGTTTTTCAGCTGGTTGGTGCGCCAGTCGCGGGCGAAGTAGGTGATTTCCTTCAGCGCGTCCGGGATATACTCGCCTTCGATCCAGTAAACGGTGTCGAGCGTCTCGCCGGTACGACCGTTATACATCTTGATCCGTCGGATATCCCCAGCGCCCTTGAGTAGACCGAAAGCGTTACTCATGGTGGGGGCTGCCGTCACCATGGTCGCAGCAAATGCGCCCAGAAGGCCGCGCCGGGAAATCGTCGTCATAGCAAGTTCCTGTGTTCGCCTGTCTCTCGATTTACCCGCCCTGTTTCGGGCGGTTGAGGGATGGTAGACCCAAACTTCTCACTTCTTATGGCATAGACCGATTAATCGATAAAGAACGGAACTGATGCATCTTTGCCATAACGAGGCGGGTCGGCAAAAATTCGCCTGCCGGTAGTAAAAATCTCCTCACAGCCATGTGGGAGCGGCGCGAGGCCGCGGCCCCGGGTGGAGGAAAGGCGCTGTTGCGCGCCTGCATCTTTCCTCGGGCCTCGGCTCAATTCGTTGCGCGCAGGCAACGCTTCGCTGGACAGTTGCGGGTAAGTTTGGAACATCTGGAACGAAGGGTCCGGGCAGGGGTTAAGACGCCATGACGCGCAATTTCCGTAAGATAGGGCTGGCCTTCGCGCTGGCTACGCTCGCCGCCGGCGCCCAGGCGCAAGGCACTGCCCAGATCGCCGCCCAAGGGGCCATGTCGCCATTGGCAGGGGTCGAACTCTCGGGATTCACCCAAGCTGTCGCCGAAGCCGCCGCCAAGACTCCCGCCCTCGCCGCCTTCTACGCCGCGCGCGATTACCGACCGATCTGGACCGCCGCCGGGGATGCCGATCGCCGCGCGGCCTTCATGCGTGCGCTCGACCTGTCGAGCCTGCAGGGGCTGCCGACCGCGCATTACGATCCCGCGGGTCTGCGTGTCGCCTTCGCCGCCGTCCAGTCCGAGCGCCAGCGCGGTCTGCTCGAAGTGAAGATGAGCCAGATCTTCCTCGATTACGCGCATGACCTGTCGCATGGCGTGCTCGATCCGCACAGCGTGATTTCCGATATCAAGCGCGAACCCAAGCGCGCCGATCCCGAGGCCCGGATCACTGCCTTCGCGGCCTCGACGAACCCCGCGCTGTTCCTGCGCGAACTCGCTCCGCAGATGCCGCAATATGCGCAGCTCGTGAAAGCGCGTCTCGATCTGGAGCATCAGATAGAAGCGGGTGGCTGGGGGCCGACGGTGCCCGGCTCCAAGCTCGAGCCCGGCGACAGCGGGCCGGACGTGATCGCGCTTCGGAACCGGCTGCAGAAGATGGGGTATCTGGGCCGCACCGCCAGCGCGAGTTACGACGCCGATATGCAGAAGGCGGTGCAGGCCTACCAGGCCGATCAGGGGCTCGCGACCGACGGCATCGCCGGGCCGAGCACGCTGGGCGAGTTGAACAAGAGCCCGGAGGCGCGGATGAGATCCATCCTCGTCGCGATGGAACGTCTGCGCTGGATGAACGGCATCGATTTCTCGCAACGCTACGTCTGGGTCAACATCACCGATTTTTCGGTTCGCGTGGTCGATCATGGCAAGACCATTTTCCGCTCGGTCACCGTGGTCGGGCAGAATAGCTCGGATCGCCGCACGCCGGAGTTCTCCGACGAAATGGAGCGGATGGTCATCAACCCGGCATGGCATGTGCCGCGCTCGATCGTGACCAAGGAATATCTGCCGAAGATGCAGCGCAATCCGAACGCGGCGAGCCAGCTTCAGTTGATCGACAGCCAAGGCCGGGTCGTGCCACGCTCGGCGGTGAATTTCGTGGCTTATAATGCGAGCAACTTCCCCTTCGCGATGAAAGAGCCGCCATCGAGCCGCAACGCGCTCGGGCTGGTGAAATTCCTGTTCCCGAACCGCTGGAATATCTACCTGCACGACACGCCGTCGAAATCGCTCTTCCAGAAGGAGACGCGGGCGTTCAGCCACGGCTGCGTGCGCGTCGGCGACCCCTTCGATCTGGCGTATACCCTTCTGAGCGCGCAAAGCGACAATCCCGAGGCGGAGTTCAAGCGCATCCTCAATTCGGGGCGCGAAACTGTGGTGCCGCTGGAAAAGCACGTTCCCGTGCACCTGACCTACTTCACCGCCTGGCCGACCGCGACCGGCCATGTCGAGTATCGCCGCGACGTCTACGGGCGTGACGCGATCCTCTTCGACGCGCTTCAAAAGGCCGGGGTGGAATTGGGTACGCAGGACAGCTAAATCTCTGGCAACGGGGGCGGTACTCCCGCCCCCAAGCGACCATGAGAGGATCGGCCATGTCCCAGACAATCGAGCAAATCGCGAAGGCGCTGGAGGCCCGCGCCGAAGGCGACCTGACGATCGAGGTGACGGGAGCTTCCGAGCCCGCCGCTGCGGGGCCCGACCAGATCGCGCTGGCGATGAGCGAGAAATACGCCGAAGGTCTGCAAGCCGGGAAGGCCCGCGCCGCGCTGGTATGGGAAGGCGCGGATTGGCGCGCCTACGGGCTCGAGGCCGCGGTTTTCGTGACCCGGCCTCGGCTCGCGATGGCGGGGCTGTCGAAAGCCTTCGACCCGGGCCCCTCGATCGCCTCCGGCGTTCACCCCTCCTGCGTGATCGACCCGACCGCCGTGATCGGCGCGGACGCGGCCATCGGTCCGTTCACCATCGTCGGGCCGGACGTGCGGATCGGCCCGGGCGCGCGCATCGTCGGACAGGTCACGATCGGTGAGGGCGCCCGGATCGGGGCCGAGGCGCTGATCCATGCCGGAGTGCGCATCGGCGCGCAGGTGGTGATCGGCGACCGGTTCGTCTGCCAGCCCGGCGCGGTGATCGGCTCGGACGGGTTTTCCTTCGTCACGCCCGATCCCTCCGGCGTCGAGGAAATCCGCCAAACGCTCGAGCAGCGCGAAGAGATCACCGAGCAGAAATGGACCCGCATCCATTCTCTGGGAACGGTCGAGATCGGCGACGATGTCGAGATCGGCGCCAATACCTGCATCGACCGTGGCACCGTGCGCGCGACGGCCATCGGCTCGGGCAGCAAGCTCGATAACCTCGTCCACATCGGTCACAACGTGCAGGTCGGCGAGGATTGCCTGCTCTGCGGGCAGGTCGGTGTCGCGGGCTCCACCCGGATCGGGCACCGCGTGGTGCTCGCAGGCCAATGCGGCGTGTCGGACAATATCACCGTGGGCGACGACGTGATCGCGGCGGGCGGGACCAATATCTACACCAACGTGCCGAAGGGCCGCACGATCTGGGGCAGCCCGGCGGTGAAGATGGAAACGCAGCTCGAGATCAACAAATCTCTGCGCAGACTGCCGAGATTGTTTGCGCAAATGGCCGAGCTTCGAGAAACTGTTACGAAACTCACGCAAAAAGGCGGCACGGAGTAACGCCAGATATGAGGCCAGACGTGCAAGACCAGGTTTTCTCGATCATCGCCCGCGAAGCCCTTCGTGAGCCCTCCGAGCTTTCGCCCGAAATGACCCTCGACGAATTGGGGCTCGACAGTCTCGGTCTGGTGGAGGTGATCTTCGCCATCGAAGAGACGTTTGACGTTTCGGTGCCTTTCAACGCCAACGAGCCCGCCGCCTCGCAATTCGACATGTCCTCGATCGGGGCGATCGTCGGCGCGGTGGAGCGTCTCGTCTCGGGTGGCAAACCCTCGACCGCCGTCGCCTGATGCGGCGGGTCGTCATCACGGGCGCGGGCACGATCAACGCGCTTGGAGAGGGCGTTGCGGCAACCAAGACGGCCATGGCGGAGGGGCGCAGCGGTATCGGGCCGCTCTCCTTCGTTGATGTGGAGCGGTTGAGCATTCGCATCGGCGGCCAGATCCACGGCTTCGATGCCACCAGCCGCTTCACCTCGGCGCAGCTCGCGCAATACGATCCTTTCACCCAATACGCGCTGGTCGCGGGGGCGGAGGCGATGGCTCAAGCCGGGCTGGAGCGCGCCCCCGATCCCGCGGCCTGGGGCTGCATCATCGGGTCCGCAGGCGGCGGGCACACGACCGCGAATAACGCCTATCGCGCTGTTTTTGCAGATCAAAAGAACCGCGTGCATCCGCTGACGGTGCCCAAGCTGATGGCCAATGCCGCGCCCTCGCACCTCTCGATCCGGTACGGGCTGCAGGGGCCGAGCTTTGCCGTTGCCACTGCCTGCGCCAGTTCCAACCACGCCATCGGCCTCGCGTTCCAGATGGTGCGGTCGGGCATGGCCGAGGGGATGCTCGCGGGCGGCTCTGAGGCGATGCTCAATTTCGGTGGGCTGAAAGCGTGGGAAGGTCTGCGGGTGATGTCGCCCGATGGCTGCCGCCCGTTTTCGGCGGATCGCAACGGCATGGTGCAGGGCGAGGGCGCGGGCGTTTTCGTGATCGAGGCGCTGGAAAGCGCCGAGGCGCGCGGCGCGCGGCCCTTGGCCGAGATTGCGGGCTTCGCGATGAATTCCGATGCGCGTGACGTCGTAATGCCCTCGCGCGAGGGGGCGAGCGCGGCGATCTCCGGCGCGCTGCGCGATGCGGCTATGGCGCCTGAAGAGGTCGGCTATATCAACGCCCACGGGACCGGCACTGCGGCCAATGACCGGATCGAAACAGCCGCGATCCGCGCGGCGCTAGGCCCGACGGCCGATCAGGTCGCGGTTTCCTCGACCAAGGCGCTGCACGGCCATTGCATCGGCGGCACGGGGGCGGTGGAGCTGATCGCCTGCCTGATGGCGCTTGGCGACGGGGTGATCGCGCCGACGGCGAATTACACCACGCCCGATCCCGACTGCGATCTCGATTACGTGCCCAATACCGCCCGCAAGGCACAGGTCGGCGCGGCGCTGTCCAATGCTTTCGCCTTCGGTGGGCTCAACGCGGTTCTCGCGCTGCGTGCGATATGAAAACGCCGCGCCCGGATCGGGCGCGGCGTCTTTGAACTCAAATGGTTATGAGCCGAAGCTCATCCATCCAGCTTACTGCTGAACGCCATTTTCCTTGTTGGTTTTCACGGTTTCCTCGAAGGCCTTGGTGAAGCCCTTGAGCGAGATATCCGCTTTCACCTTCTGCTGCGGGTTGGCCAGCGGCGTGATCGTGATCGTCGCCTTGCTGCCTTTCTTGAGCGAGTCCAGTTCGGCCTTGCTGACACCGAAACGGGCGAAGCAGCCCATCATCCGCGGGTCGCAGAAGGAATAGGGGTAGACCATCGGCTTGCCGCCATCGACCTGCATCACGAGGTTCTGCGACAGGAGCGTCTGGATCGGCACCATGATGGTGAGGCCGGCTGCGGCCTGGCTGCCATCGGGCAGGCCGATCACCGAGATGTCGGCCACGTTGCCGCCATTCTGGTCCTTGATCACCTGGTACATCTGGCAGGGATCCTTGCCGTCGGGCGACTTGGCGCATTGCAGCTCCCAGTCTTCGTAGGTCGCCTTGACGTAGGTCTGCGGCTCCTGCGGCTTCTGGGCCTGCTGGTCGGCGCCGGGCATGGTCGGGGCGTCCGCAGCCGCATCGGGCGCGGTCTGGCCGTCGGTCGCCTGATCGGTGTTGGTCGCATCCGCAGCCGGGGCCGTCGTGCCATCGGCGCTTGCGCCTGCGGTCGCATCCGCCGACGGGGTCGTGGAGGTGTCGCTCGACGTAGTGTCTTGTGCCCAAGCCCCGCTTGCAAGGCCGAGGGCCAGAGCGAGGGCGAGCGGTTTCGTCAGTTGAGACATATTACTCTTCTCCTGAAACGTATTGGGCGAAGGCTTAACACGGGTCCGCGGCGCTGTCAGTGATGAATTCGGCAGCCGCGCTCACGGATAGGCGGCATGCTGCCACAGTTTCGTGAGGTGCCGGGACGCGCGCGTCGGGCTGGCTGTGAGCGGAAAATGCCGAGAGGCTCGGAGGGGCGATTCATCCGCGACGGGCGCGGGTGTGACGGGGCGTTTCGGGGCCACGATAGCGGGGCTTTCCAAGCGAAAGGGGCCCGTTCAGGACCCCTTCCTTTTCCCCCTGTCGGACTGGCCGACTTCGTCATTGACGCCACGCTAGGCTGTAATTTTTCACAGGTCAACAGGCAAAGTTGAGGAAGTGTTACGCGCGGTGAGGGGATGAGGCGCGCGGCGCAATCCCTTGGCATGCAAGAAAAAGACCGCGCCGAGGAGGGCGCGGCCAGTCTGACAGGGAGGAAGTGCCCCCGTCTGCGCAAAAGCGTAACCCGAGGGCAGGATCACACTGGCGCAAAGGGGTTAAGATAGTATTGTCTGAGCCGGGATTTGTTTGGCGAGGGCGAAATGACAGGTGTTCTGACCGAAGAGGGCGTGTTCGTTGGTGGCGGCGGCGAAGGCTACGCGACCCCGCAGGAATTGAAGCTCCAATACGGCAACCGTCACGGGCTCGTGGCGGGCGCGACGGGCACCGGAAAGACGGTGACGCTGCAGATCCTCGCCGAGGGATTTTCGCAGGCGGGCGTGCCGGTCTTCATGGCCGATGTGAAGGGCGATCTTTCGGGTATCGCGGCCTCCGGCTCGACCGAGGCCAAGCTGCATGACGCCTTCATGGAGCGCGCGCAGACGATCGGCTTCGATCTGGACTACCGCGCCTATCCGACGGTCTTCTGGGACATGTTCGGCGAGAAGGGCCACCCGGTGCGCACGACCGTCTCCGAGATGGGGCCGCTGCTGCTGAGCCGGCTGCTGGGGTTGTCCGAGGCGCAGGAAGGCGCGCTTAACATCGCCTTCCATATCGCCGACAAGGAGGGGCTGGCGTTGCTCGATCTCGATGATCTGCGCGCGATGCTACGCCATATCGGCGAGCGCGCGGACGAGATCGCGCTGGAATACGGCAATGTCGGCACCGCGACGATCGGGGCGATCCAGCGCGACCTGCTGGTGCTGGAGAACCAGGGCGGCGGGCAATTCTTCGGCGAGCCGGCGCTTGACCTGACCGACCTGATCCGGACCGATGAGAACGGGATGGGCCAGATCAACATCCTTGCTGCCGACAAGCTGATGGGAAATCCGCAGCTCTACGCCACCTTCCTTTTGTGGCTGCTTTCGGAACTGTTCGAGGAACTGCCCGAGGTCGGCAACCCGGACAAGCCGAAGCTCGTGTTCTTCTTCGACGAGGCGCACCTGCTGTTCGACGACGCGCCCAAGGCGCTGGTCGACAAGGTAGAGCAAGTGGCGCGGCTGATCCGCTCTAAGGGGGTGGGCGTGTTCTTCATCACCCAGAACCCCGGTGACGTGCCCGACGGCATTCTCAGCCAACTCGGCAACCGGGTGCAGCATGCGCTGCGGGCCTTCACCGCGAAGGATCAGCGCGACCTGCACCGCGCGGCCGAAAACTACCGCGCCAATCCGAGCTTCGACACCGAGATCGCGATAAAGGAGGTCGGCACCGGCGAGGCTGTCACCTCTTTCCTCGAAAAGAAGGGTGTGCCGGGCATGGTCGAGCGCACGCTGATCCGCCCGCCGCAATCGCGCCTCGGCCCGCTTAGCGATACCGAGCGCGCCGCGGTAATTGCGGAAAGCGGTTTGGGCGACAAGTATGACACGCCGGTGGATCGCGAGTCGGCGCAGGAAATCCTTGCCAAGCGCGCCGAACTGGCCGCGCGCGAGGCGGCGGAGGCGGAAGCGCGCGAGAAGGCCGCCAAGACCGCCGCGGGCCGCTCCGAGCTCGATGCGGGGTTCGAGAATTTCAACAACGCGCGGCGCTACGATCCGACGGCGAAGTCGAAGCCGACGCGCAGATCCTCGAGCCGATCCGATACGATACTCGAGACCTTTGGCAAGAGCCTCGCGCGTCAGCTGGGCACCAAGACGGGCCAGACGATCGTGCGCGGGGTTCTCGGCTCGCTCTTCAAGTCACGCTGAGGCTGACATCGATTTTCGGGCCAGCCGGGCTTCGGCGAGCAGGGCGATCAGCAGTTCAAGATGGCGGGCGACCGAGTAGGTGGCCTCGCCCGCGCGCCGCGCCTGATCGAGCGCCATTTCCTCCGCCATCAATGCGCGCAGCGCCGCGCCGGGGCGCGGCAGCTCGCTCATCCGCATCACACGCTTGAGGTCGCGTTTGCGGCTGTAATCGCTCAGTCCGAAGCGCGCGGCGCGGATCAGCAGGCGCGGGCGACGCATTCTCGCGACCCCGGCGACGGGATCGGACGCGACGCTAGCGGGTGCCGTGGTGTCGACGAGATACAGTTGAGCGGAAGGGCGGAGAGCGGGCTTGGTTTTCTGGCGAAATGCGGCGGTCATCGGAAACTCCCTTGAGGTGAGATCCCGAGCGTGACGCAGCTTCGCACGGTGTTGCGCAAATTTCGGCGTCAGCGCGCGCCCGGCAAAGCTTTGTTTAGGAAGTTTAAGGAATTCTTGCTCGCGTCCCGTTTGTTAACGAACGGGTAACCAAAGCAACTCACGGTTGTTACCGGACGGACTCGCCGAGCTTTGCCCGGCGTAATCTGGGGGACAGTATGAATTCGATCGCACCGGCCCCGGCGGAACTTCCCGCCTGGCTGCCCAAACATGCCCAACTCTATCTGCGCCATGTCGAAGACGGCATTCCGATCAGGGAGTTGGCACGGGCCGAAGGCTGTGCGGCCTCGACAATCCTGCGCCGCGTGCGCCGGATCGAGGCGCGGCGGGATGATCCGCTGGTCGACGAGGCGCTGGAACGTCTCGGCCGTGCGGCCGGATCGGGCGCTGCCAATCCCTCTATCGCTCCGGGACCGACCGTGCTCCAGAAGGACACGCCCATGACTGCAGCTTTCCGCCCTAGTGAAACTCCCGCCAACGAAGAGCAACTGCGCCGCGAGACGCGCCGCATCCTGCGCCGCCTGTCCGAGCCGGGCGCGCTGTTGATCGTGGGGCGCGAGATGGACAAGGCCGTGGTGCTGCGTGGCACGGTGCGCACGGCGGTGCTGGAGCGGGCGGTGGCGCAGGCCTTCGCACTGAAGGACTGGATCGAGGTGGCCCATGAGGGGCGCGTCACCAGCTACAAGATCACGCATGCGGGGCGCGCAGCGCTGAAGCGTGTGCTAGAAGAAGAGGCGGCCGCGCGCGGGGAGACCGCCGCCAGTCCCTTCGCTGCGCAACATGGCGAGTTCGCCCAGGAGACGCGCGCCGACGCCCACGGGCAACAGCGCCGTGTGCGCGCCAATCTCGCCGAGAGCCCGCTCGCAGTGCTGGCGCGGCGGCGCGACAAGCAGGGACGGCCGTTCCTGAGCGCCGATCTGGTCGCCGCAGGCGAGCGGCTACGCGAGGATTTCGAATTGGCGCAGATGGGTCCGCGGGTCGGGCAGAACTGGGAACGCTTCCTGACCGGCGGTGGCGGTCGCGGGCAGTATCGCCCCGAACTTGCGATGGGCGGCGGCTCCGACACCGCGCGGGAGCGGGTGGCGCTGGCACTGCGCGATCTGGGGCCGGGCCTGGGCGACATGGCGCTGCGCTGCTGCTGTTTCCTCGAAGGGCTGGAGACGGCGGAGAAGCGGCTGGGCTGGTCGGCGCGGTCGGGCAAGATCGTCCTGCGGATCGCCCTGCAACGCCTCAAGCGGCATTACGACGAGACCTATGGCGGGGCCAGTCCGATGATTGGATGAGCGGTGAGGCCGTGAACGCGCGATGCGCCACCCAATGCTCAAACCTAACGGGTCGCTAAAGTTAAGGTATCACTTCAATTAAGACCCGTAGGTGCCTAGAAGATATAAGAAAAGGCGCGAAAAAAATCTTTGCGCCGTTTTCACTGTTCGCGGGCCAACGTCTTCGTCGCTGCGAGAATTTTAATTGGAGAGTGGCCTCTTCGCATGCGTCCTCCATCAACATTCGCATAAAGAGAAATTGTAAAAATATTCAAGTATCGATAATTAATGACTATGAATATAACGCTTCGCCAACTCACCTATCTGCGTGCGCTCGCCCAGGCGCGCTCGTTCTCGCGCGCCGCCGAACTGGTCCATGTCAGCCAACCCGCGCTCTCGGTCCAAATCCGCGAGCTGGAGGAGCAGGTCGGTCAGCCGCTGGTCGAGCGCCGCCCGCGCGACGTGCGGTTGACGCGGGCGGGTCGGCGGGTGCTGGAGACCGCCGAGCGGGTCGCGGGCGAGTTGCGCGATCTGCAGTCCGAGGCGCGGCGCGGGCTGGGGCAGATCAATCTCGGCGTGATCCCGACCATCGCGCCCTATCTGCTGCCCGCCGCCTTGCCCGGGCTGCGCGCGCAAGGGGCGCTGCGGCTGCGCGAGGCCACGACCGAGACGCTGCTGACCGAGATTGCCGAGGGCCGCCTCGATGCCGCGATCATCGCCACCCCGGCACCGGAACTGTTCGAGGTCCCGCTGTTCGAGGATCGCTTTCTGCTGGCGGGCACGCCGGACCAGCTGACGATGGTGCGCGGCCTCAGCCCGCAGGCGATCGACCCGGATCAGTTGCTGCTTCTGGATGAGGGGCATTGCCTTGCCGATCAGGCGCTCGCGCTGTGCGGACTGACGCGGGCGGCGCAACGCATCGACCTTGGTGCGTCGTCGCTGAGCACGCTCTGTGCGCTGGCGGGGCAGGCGATGGGGCTGACGCTGGTGCCCGAGATCGCGAGCCTGCAGGAAACGCGCGCCGTCCCGACGCTCGCGCTCAGCCGTTTCGACGAGGAGCCCGCGCGGATGGTCCGGCTGGTGCGGGCCCGCGAGGTCTCCGATGCCGAGGCATGGTTCGATCCGCTGGTGCGCGTGTTGCGAAAGGCGGGCGAGGGGCTGGTCGCGCAGGCGCGCAGACGGTTCTGACCGCCGCCGCGCGCCCCGTGGCTTAGAGCGCCGGCCCGAAACCGGGCCGGCAGTTGGTCACGCCGCCGCTTCGGCGTTGGCGTCGACCAGCCAGTTCAAGACGGTCTCGGGCGAGGACACGCCATAGGGATCTTCGCCGTGGTTGTCTTCGAGGCCGGGCTCCTCGAACCAGGCTTCGATCACGCCGTCATTGACGACGGCCGCATAGCGCCACGACCGCAGACCGAAGCCGAGATTGTCCTTGCGCACCAGCATGCCGACACGGCGGGTGAACTCGCCCGAACCATCGGGGATCACCTGCACGTTCTCGAGGCCTTGCGCCTTGGCCCACTGGTTCATGACGAAGCTGTCATTGACCGACAGGCAATAGATCGCGTCGATGCCCTGTTCGGCGAAATCGTCGAAGCCCTTCTCGAAACCGGGCAGCTGGTAGGTCGAGCAGGTCGGCGTGAAGGCGCCGGGCAGCGCAAACAGCACCACGCGCTTGCCAGCGAAGAAATCCGCGGTGGTCTTGTCCTGCCAGCGGAACGGGTTCGGCCCCTCGATGCTTTCGTCGCGCACGCGGGTGTGGA
It includes:
- a CDS encoding DsrE family protein, producing MRYPARLVIPYFAAIALGSTMAYAASDDPGTGSGQTEWINPVVKDYGKMHPVPDGALTPDPKKDWKIVFDVGGDKTMEDGVNAALWHVARAVNVYGNAGVDKAHRKFAVVLHGAATKLALSPEAYKKKFGNDDPDTKLKKELAEAGVTLYVCGQALADHGFSEDQVGPNVDVALSALAAVPVLESQGYQLFPM
- a CDS encoding YcbK family protein, which gives rise to MTTISRRGLLGAFAATMVTAAPTMSNAFGLLKGAGDIRRIKMYNGRTGETLDTVYWIEGEYIPDALKEITYFARDWRTNQLKNIDARTVDIAAAAHNLMESNEPYMLLSGYRSPKTNAMLRARSKGVAKNSLHMKGLAMDLRLKSRSVSQMYKAATACHAGGVGKYSRSNFVHMDCGPVRHWGS
- a CDS encoding L,D-transpeptidase family protein; translated protein: MTRNFRKIGLAFALATLAAGAQAQGTAQIAAQGAMSPLAGVELSGFTQAVAEAAAKTPALAAFYAARDYRPIWTAAGDADRRAAFMRALDLSSLQGLPTAHYDPAGLRVAFAAVQSERQRGLLEVKMSQIFLDYAHDLSHGVLDPHSVISDIKREPKRADPEARITAFAASTNPALFLRELAPQMPQYAQLVKARLDLEHQIEAGGWGPTVPGSKLEPGDSGPDVIALRNRLQKMGYLGRTASASYDADMQKAVQAYQADQGLATDGIAGPSTLGELNKSPEARMRSILVAMERLRWMNGIDFSQRYVWVNITDFSVRVVDHGKTIFRSVTVVGQNSSDRRTPEFSDEMERMVINPAWHVPRSIVTKEYLPKMQRNPNAASQLQLIDSQGRVVPRSAVNFVAYNASNFPFAMKEPPSSRNALGLVKFLFPNRWNIYLHDTPSKSLFQKETRAFSHGCVRVGDPFDLAYTLLSAQSDNPEAEFKRILNSGRETVVPLEKHVPVHLTYFTAWPTATGHVEYRRDVYGRDAILFDALQKAGVELGTQDS
- a CDS encoding UDP-3-O-(3-hydroxymyristoyl)glucosamine N-acyltransferase; protein product: MSQTIEQIAKALEARAEGDLTIEVTGASEPAAAGPDQIALAMSEKYAEGLQAGKARAALVWEGADWRAYGLEAAVFVTRPRLAMAGLSKAFDPGPSIASGVHPSCVIDPTAVIGADAAIGPFTIVGPDVRIGPGARIVGQVTIGEGARIGAEALIHAGVRIGAQVVIGDRFVCQPGAVIGSDGFSFVTPDPSGVEEIRQTLEQREEITEQKWTRIHSLGTVEIGDDVEIGANTCIDRGTVRATAIGSGSKLDNLVHIGHNVQVGEDCLLCGQVGVAGSTRIGHRVVLAGQCGVSDNITVGDDVIAAGGTNIYTNVPKGRTIWGSPAVKMETQLEINKSLRRLPRLFAQMAELRETVTKLTQKGGTE
- a CDS encoding acyl carrier protein translates to MRPDVQDQVFSIIAREALREPSELSPEMTLDELGLDSLGLVEVIFAIEETFDVSVPFNANEPAASQFDMSSIGAIVGAVERLVSGGKPSTAVA
- a CDS encoding beta-ketoacyl-[acyl-carrier-protein] synthase family protein, translating into MRRVVITGAGTINALGEGVAATKTAMAEGRSGIGPLSFVDVERLSIRIGGQIHGFDATSRFTSAQLAQYDPFTQYALVAGAEAMAQAGLERAPDPAAWGCIIGSAGGGHTTANNAYRAVFADQKNRVHPLTVPKLMANAAPSHLSIRYGLQGPSFAVATACASSNHAIGLAFQMVRSGMAEGMLAGGSEAMLNFGGLKAWEGLRVMSPDGCRPFSADRNGMVQGEGAGVFVIEALESAEARGARPLAEIAGFAMNSDARDVVMPSREGASAAISGALRDAAMAPEEVGYINAHGTGTAANDRIETAAIRAALGPTADQVAVSSTKALHGHCIGGTGAVELIACLMALGDGVIAPTANYTTPDPDCDLDYVPNTARKAQVGAALSNAFAFGGLNAVLALRAI
- a CDS encoding invasion associated locus B family protein, translating into MSQLTKPLALALALGLASGAWAQDTTSSDTSTTPSADATAGASADGTTAPAADATNTDQATDGQTAPDAAADAPTMPGADQQAQKPQEPQTYVKATYEDWELQCAKSPDGKDPCQMYQVIKDQNGGNVADISVIGLPDGSQAAAGLTIMVPIQTLLSQNLVMQVDGGKPMVYPYSFCDPRMMGCFARFGVSKAELDSLKKGSKATITITPLANPQQKVKADISLKGFTKAFEETVKTNKENGVQQ
- a CDS encoding helicase HerA-like domain-containing protein gives rise to the protein MTGVLTEEGVFVGGGGEGYATPQELKLQYGNRHGLVAGATGTGKTVTLQILAEGFSQAGVPVFMADVKGDLSGIAASGSTEAKLHDAFMERAQTIGFDLDYRAYPTVFWDMFGEKGHPVRTTVSEMGPLLLSRLLGLSEAQEGALNIAFHIADKEGLALLDLDDLRAMLRHIGERADEIALEYGNVGTATIGAIQRDLLVLENQGGGQFFGEPALDLTDLIRTDENGMGQINILAADKLMGNPQLYATFLLWLLSELFEELPEVGNPDKPKLVFFFDEAHLLFDDAPKALVDKVEQVARLIRSKGVGVFFITQNPGDVPDGILSQLGNRVQHALRAFTAKDQRDLHRAAENYRANPSFDTEIAIKEVGTGEAVTSFLEKKGVPGMVERTLIRPPQSRLGPLSDTERAAVIAESGLGDKYDTPVDRESAQEILAKRAELAAREAAEAEAREKAAKTAAGRSELDAGFENFNNARRYDPTAKSKPTRRSSSRSDTILETFGKSLARQLGTKTGQTIVRGVLGSLFKSR
- a CDS encoding DUF6477 family protein, which gives rise to MTAAFRQKTKPALRPSAQLYLVDTTAPASVASDPVAGVARMRRPRLLIRAARFGLSDYSRKRDLKRVMRMSELPRPGAALRALMAEEMALDQARRAGEATYSVARHLELLIALLAEARLARKSMSASA
- a CDS encoding DUF6456 domain-containing protein, coding for MNSIAPAPAELPAWLPKHAQLYLRHVEDGIPIRELARAEGCAASTILRRVRRIEARRDDPLVDEALERLGRAAGSGAANPSIAPGPTVLQKDTPMTAAFRPSETPANEEQLRRETRRILRRLSEPGALLIVGREMDKAVVLRGTVRTAVLERAVAQAFALKDWIEVAHEGRVTSYKITHAGRAALKRVLEEEAAARGETAASPFAAQHGEFAQETRADAHGQQRRVRANLAESPLAVLARRRDKQGRPFLSADLVAAGERLREDFELAQMGPRVGQNWERFLTGGGGRGQYRPELAMGGGSDTARERVALALRDLGPGLGDMALRCCCFLEGLETAEKRLGWSARSGKIVLRIALQRLKRHYDETYGGASPMIG